From Cytophagia bacterium CHB2:
ATTCGTGCCCTCTCACAAAGTCTTCAGCCTGCCTTATTTGTTCCGCGATGATGCGCACCGCTTCAAAGTTTTGGAGGGCGAGATCGGCGAGCGTTTGCTGCAGGCGCCAGAGAAATTTTTTCTTCGGGGACTTTGCTATTACGATGCCGGCAGCCGGAGTTTTTACACCAAAGCCAAGCCGATTTTGAGTCCGGCGGATTTGACAGGGATGAAGATTCGCACCCAAGAAAGCACCACTTCGATGAAGATGGTGTCCTCTCTCGGCGGCTCGCCTACGCCGATAGCCTGGGGCGAGTTGTACACCGCCTTGCAGCAAGGCGTGGTGGATGGCGCGGAAAATAATCCACCGAGCTTTCATCTCTCGCGGCACTATGAAGTCTGCAAATACTATGCGCTCGACGAACACACTTCGGTGCCGGATGTGCTGGTGATCAGCACGGTCGTTTGGAATGATCTCTCTTCGCAAGAACAGCAATGGCTGCAGGATGCCGTGCACGAGTCCGCCGAGTATCAAAAGAAAATTTGGCAAGAAGCCACCGAGCACG
This genomic window contains:
- a CDS encoding TRAP transporter substrate-binding protein; translation: MKSKAKTILAFAILTLLAIGCGRENRVRILKLAHGLDSSHPVHKAMEYMAERALEKSSGKLSIDIYPSSQLGTERECLELLQIGSLGMTKVSTSVMEGFVPSHKVFSLPYLFRDDAHRFKVLEGEIGERLLQAPEKFFLRGLCYYDAGSRSFYTKAKPILSPADLTGMKIRTQESTTSMKMVSSLGGSPTPIAWGELYTALQQGVVDGAENNPPSFHLSRHYEVCKYYALDEHTSVPDVLVISTVVWNDLSSQEQQWLQDAVHESAEYQKKIWQEATEHALAEVQKAGVEIFRPDKTPFTETVASLYEEYRNQPEIYNLIQEIKAVR